The following coding sequences are from one Mytilus trossulus isolate FHL-02 chromosome 8, PNRI_Mtr1.1.1.hap1, whole genome shotgun sequence window:
- the LOC134681452 gene encoding uncharacterized protein LOC134681452, producing MTKRKMADRKIRQLLYLLYDLCKDSLTEFFIYNCLNDNPTEENLLKYVTDHKGQLYHHVTYSSCHVCSKSNSHNSCAQGNKQLFQSLFTFSEEFLTTDIRNISLKRINIDNLDLWTVQYLMLADNLEPEQHQWIRFLYEKRQEVTNNCFKNISDQDFNRIWTDTREVILNFLRVLKCRKNEKEFVKRLSILRMASPELCDIEVYWDMMKEEFSIAVSSYFI from the exons atgacaaaaag aaaaatggCAGATAGAAAAATTCGACAGCTGCTATACCTGTTATACGATTTATGCAAAGACAGTTTGACAGAATTCTTCATATACAACTGTCTAAACGATAACCCAACAGAAGAAAATTTGCTGAAATATGTGACGGATCACAAAGGACAACTTTATCATCATGTGACATATTCCTCCTGTCACGTGTGTTCAAAATCAAATAGTCATAATAGCTGTGCACAAGGGaacaaacaattatttcaatcattgtttacattttctgaAGAATTTTTAACGACTGATATtagaaatatttctttaaaaagaattaatatAGATAATCTAGATTTATGGACTGTGCAGTATTTGATGTTAGCAGACAATTTAGAGCCTGAACAACATCAGTGGATTCGGTTCCTTTATGAGAAAAGGCAAGAAGTaactaataattgttttaaaaatataagtgaTCAAGACTTTAACCGCATATGGACTGACACAAGAGaagttattttaaactttttacgTGTATTAAAATGCCGAAAGAATGAAAAGGAATTTGTCAAACGTTTATCCATTTTAAGAATGGCCTCTCCCGAATTGTGTGACATAGAAGTTTATTGGGATATGATGAAAGAAGAGTTCAGTATTGCAGTAAGTAgttattttatatga